TATTTAAATAGATTCTGCGATCCTCCCTTGCATTTGGTTGTATGGAGAGGAAGTCATTGTGGAGATAAGCTGCAAAGGTCGGGTCAATGGATACAGATGTCACATCGGGCTTATCAAGACCGTTGCACATAAGCTGAATAGAGAGTTTCGCTGGGGTTGATAATCTCTGCATACACATGAGGTTTTGGAGTCCAAAAGCATGATCAGCAGTGCATCGACAGAATATAAGTAGCTAATGTAAGATGCAGCAAAAACTTACACATTCAATACGGTAAATATTCTCATCAGGGAGGAGGACACGGGTATTATCGTAATACACAGCATCAAAAATCGTTTCAGGCCTTCTGGATTTCTCATAAAAATAAAGCTGAAGAAGCTTGTTGTCCATCTCATCAGCTACTACTACTTGTAGCTGAAGAATGACCACACGTATGTTAGTAAAAAGCAAGTAAAGATAGAGAGGTGAATACATAGAGAAAACATCAAAGAGCAAAAATACTCACATGCTTGATGAATTTATGGATCAGTTTGTCCAATGTGAAGAGAATATAAGACTGAGTCCCGATTATCGCTCGGCAGTCATCTTCAAACTTGGCATTATCAGATGTACCATCAAGTAAGTTGTAGAGTGCAGTCATGAATCTGTTCCACATTAATTAAAGTTATAAGTATGGAGCACATATGAATCCCAGAAACACACACAATCTCTGCAATAAAAAGCAAATTTCACCTAGCATAGGAATCAGTAGGATTTTTGGTATTTGAGGTCCTCCACTTTCCTTCCGGGGATGATGAGTTAACTTTTGCTGATAGTATTCTCTCATACAATATCTGTCAAGAGTAATAGCGTAAAGTTAGCTAGTGAAAACTCTTTGTACTTTAGATTATactgtttataattttttcaaactGTATATGATCTTTAGCTCTTACCCGGTGCAGCCTGAAAAGCACGTAAAACGAATCATTTCCATAGAAAACTTGGGAGTTCTTCAGAGAGTCTTTGTCCTTGTCATGCAAAGCTATAGCTGAAGGAACATACTTTACTAAGGGCTTTACATGCAGCAAGAATCGTGCTGAAACGGGTAAGGCAGACCCATTTTCTTCAGCATCATGTGCATCAGCCATACATTCAGCCTCACCTTCGCTTTCTCCTTTGTTATTGTTATCCAAATCATCCTCCGGATCTTCACCACCACCAGATTCCGTTCCAGAAACATCACCGTTCTCATATTCATTTCTGCTGTCCTCTGATGATCTTGCGGCGTTTTCGTCACCTTCAGCGTCATTCTCAGCCCTTGTCTCCAGACAAGATGGTTCCCCTTCTCTACTTCTATCTCCGCTAATGTTATTTCCAGTACTATCATTCGCTTTGCTGAAGGTCTCAAAATCAGTTTTTGCATAAACTGCAAAATTATCTTCCTCAAAGTCTCCATTTGGAGAAAGttcaccttcttctctttcaacttTGGATGTTCCTGCCATCTCTTGGTCACTTGTTATTTCTACCGCGATCCCATTTGTCAATAACTTCTTGTTACCAACCTGTGAGACAAAGTTTATCAGTACCACCTCTTGGTTAACACAGAACTAAGGGTGTGtaacttcaaattttaaaactatctAAGTTCCATATGAAGGACCTAAGCACCAAGTGCAAACAATGGGAGATATTGTTCCATATCAACAAAATTCGGTCCTTCATTTGAAATGAGTCATCTATATAGAAAGTATCAGATCAAAATATAAGATGATGGGACTAAAACGTGCTTCACTGAAACTATACCTCTAATTTTGGCCCATTACCATCATTCATTTTCAACTCCAACTCTGTTCCACAGGTCACAGGCTTCAGATTATTATTGCAATGTCCTGACCAAGTAAAGAGGAAACTATTCATTAACTgtacaaagaaaatgaaaaattccAAGAGAACTAACTTCTAAGCAAGATTTTGAGGTGTTACCGGTCATGTGTACTATACTGCTTCCTCCATTACTTTGATCTAATAATCCATCCACAGCGAGAGCAGTTGAATCGTGTGCACGCTCAATAGAAACAGCTTGCTTGCTTTCAGGCTTTTCATCAGACGTAACTACATTCTTCAGCATTTTCTCATGCTGAGCAGTCTCACATAAGGCATCTGATGTCCTACCAGCGGCGCCATCCCTCTCCGAATTACTAGTTTGCCCCAACTGACTATGTTCATTAGCTTTTCGAGATGACTTTGAGCGTCTAGAGTCGGCAACACTAGCGTAATTGTGAGGACTTCCCTCACTCTCGCCAGCACTTGAACTACCGCTCTTTACATTCTGGTTCATGGACTTGACAACGTCTTCTTGGTCTTCAGCACCTTGAGGGCGAGAAGGAACACCAAATATTTGTTCCACGAAAGTTGTCCAAATCTTCATTACCTTATCTAACTGTTCGGTAGAGCACATTTCTGCACACGAATATTTGATCAGCTGGTAAAGATCTTCATGAAGGTCATGATCCGGATAATCAAACTCCAAATCTGGGGAAATGGATAGTCTATTTCCGGCTGCAAATGCAAGAAGTGAATCATCCTCTCGCTTCTTTTCAGTAATCTCTTTTATCTCTGCCAACAATGCTacagaaaaaatatagtacATAAAGTCACTTGCTTGATATAATAGAATAATGTGTGTAATAGGTTACGGACAAACCTTTCATGCTCAGCTTCTTTGAATCCTGCTGTTTGAAGTAGAAACTTCGATGATCAAGCGACTTGTAGTAATTCTTAGCATATATCTCAGCCCAGACTTTGTCAAAATCAGAACGACACCTTGCCCActcttcttgcttctgttTCAAACGTGTTAGGATAACAGGTAAAGCAAGAGACACGTTCTTCTTCAGCACATCCATCACATCGAGCCCGTGATCACCATACAACCGTTCTATGCATCTTAAGTTTAGAGCTACAAAGACAGTAACAAAGCaatccattaaaaaaaaaaaaaaatttaaagagcTCAGCTGCTAGTGATTTAACATCCATGCTGCTTATTGTTTTACACCAGCTTATGTTACCTGTGAGGTGATCCTCGACACGGATGGGACTGTTGGTTTTCAGTTCATTACTGTTAATTTTTGTCAATAATTCTTCCACATGCTTTGTCGTTGAATTTACAGACTCTAATAGCATGTCCAGCTCAAACCTATAGCATAAAGAGAGGAATAATGGCTCACAATTTGACACAGAAAATGGCTCACAATAACAGGTCAgtaaccaatttttttttttaaagtatggAATATAGGTTTCCAGTCCACCATTAGAAGTTGATTAACCAACCTGTCATCCTCACATTTGAAGAGGCTCTCTTCATACTGGTTCTTACGCATGTGGCTAAATGAATAATCTTCACTTCCTGATGTGACGGAGACCCAGTGATCATTAAGAACCAGTTTACCGATCTCTGTCTTCTGGCTTGCAATAGAAATTGGGTACTGCAAAAAGTATAATGTCTTACATTAGactaatgaaacaaaagatgaacTCAAGAATAGTAGATCCACATATAAAAGGCTGCAGCCACATACATTCTTTGGAAGTAACCGATAACTAGGAGTGCATTGTTCACAGTTCGAGAGATCTAGTTCACTGATTGGCTTTGCCCATTTCAGATTTGCAGCTGCTTTTTCAAGCCTTTCCTTTTCATGATCTCTATCTCTAAGCCCGTCATCTCTCTTATGTTCCTGGTCTCTATCATTGTCCAGTGACGGTTGAGGATATTTGCCTTCACTCCACAAGGATTCTGCAGTATAGTTTAGaatggatttgttttcttttcagaaCTAGAAATGGATATATCTGGAAAGAAGATCAAATTTCATAGTGGAGTTGTGTAGTTTCACTACTCGTGAATACTTCAAATATATCTCAGCATCAGATTCATGTACCCTTGCAAAAGATAAGTAGACTTACTCTTAGTCAGAATACCAGAGAGCAGTCCTTCTGCAAGAAGATTCAAAAGGTTACAAATCTGTCTTTTTTCTGAAATCAATGAATGTAGGAAGAGAGAAACATAGATTTGCCTCGTTACCATTCTTTTCACATTGCACCAAAAACTCTATAAAGGAATCCATGAGGTCAGGATATACTCCGATTAAATTCCCTACCTGATACAAGCACAAATGTTCATGAATCATTGCAAACAAATGCCACAGTGAAAATTTAagcattttatttattcataccAAAGATTGCAGTTCTGGTCGGCTGATTATC
This sequence is a window from Arabidopsis thaliana chromosome 1 sequence. Protein-coding genes within it:
- the SNL3 gene encoding SIN3-like 3 yields the protein MVGGGSAQKLTTNDALAYLKAVKDKFQDQRGKYDEFLEVMKNFKSQRVDTAGVITRVKELFKGHQELILGFNTFLPKGFEITLQPEDGQPPLKKRVEFEEAISFVNKIKTRFQGDDRVYKSFLDILNMYRRDSKSITEVYQEVAILFRDHSDLLVEFTHFLPDTSATASIPSVKTSVRERGVSLADKKDRIITPHPDHDYGTEHIDQDRERPIKKENKEHMRGTNKENEHRDARDFEPHSKKEQFLNKKQKLHIRGDDPAEISNQSKLSGAVPSSSTYDEKGAMKSYSQDLAIVDRVKEKLNASEYQEFLRCLNLFSKEIISRPELQSLVGNLIGVYPDLMDSFIEFLVQCEKNEGLLSGILTKKSLWSEGKYPQPSLDNDRDQEHKRDDGLRDRDHEKERLEKAAANLKWAKPISELDLSNCEQCTPSYRLLPKNYPISIASQKTEIGKLVLNDHWVSVTSGSEDYSFSHMRKNQYEESLFKCEDDRFELDMLLESVNSTTKHVEELLTKINSNELKTNSPIRVEDHLTALNLRCIERLYGDHGLDVMDVLKKNVSLALPVILTRLKQKQEEWARCRSDFDKVWAEIYAKNYYKSLDHRSFYFKQQDSKKLSMKALLAEIKEITEKKREDDSLLAFAAGNRLSISPDLEFDYPDHDLHEDLYQLIKYSCAEMCSTEQLDKVMKIWTTFVEQIFGVPSRPQGAEDQEDVVKSMNQNVKSGSSSAGESEGSPHNYASVADSRRSKSSRKANEHSQLGQTSNSERDGAAGRTSDALCETAQHEKMLKNVVTSDEKPESKQAVSIERAHDSTALAVDGLLDQSNGGSSIVHMTGHCNNNLKPVTCGTELELKMNDGNGPKLEVGNKKLLTNGIAVEITSDQEMAGTSKVEREEGELSPNGDFEEDNFAVYAKTDFETFSKANDSTGNNISGDRSREGEPSCLETRAENDAEGDENAARSSEDSRNEYENGDVSGTESGGGEDPEDDLDNNNKGESEGEAECMADAHDAEENGSALPVSARFLLHVKPLVKYVPSAIALHDKDKDSLKNSQVFYGNDSFYVLFRLHRILYERILSAKVNSSSPEGKWRTSNTKNPTDSYARFMTALYNLLDGTSDNAKFEDDCRAIIGTQSYILFTLDKLIHKFIKHLQVVVADEMDNKLLQLYFYEKSRRPETIFDAVYYDNTRVLLPDENIYRIECRLSTPAKLSIQLMCNGLDKPDVTSVSIDPTFAAYLHNDFLSIQPNAREDRRIYLNRNKRKVCREDEQLYSTDEVKIKNGLECKIACGSSKVSYVLETEDLLVRVKKRRKTLCHNQDSWRQNKNKSGNSPLLTSPDRAKLHSLSS
- the SNL3 gene encoding SIN3-like 3 (SIN3-like 3 (SNL3); FUNCTIONS IN: transcription repressor activity; INVOLVED IN: negative regulation of transcription, regulation of transcription, DNA-dependent, response to abscisic acid stimulus; LOCATED IN: nucleus; EXPRESSED IN: 22 plant structures; EXPRESSED DURING: 13 growth stages; CONTAINS InterPro DOMAIN/s: Histone deacetylase interacting (InterPro:IPR013194), Paired amphipathic helix (InterPro:IPR003822); BEST Arabidopsis thaliana protein match is: SIN3-like 4 (TAIR:AT1G70060.1).) — translated: MVGGGSAQKLTTNDALAYLKAVKDKFQDQRGKYDEFLEVMKNFKSQRVDTAGVITRVKELFKGHQELILGFNTFLPKGFEITLQPEDGQPPLKKRVEFEEAISFVNKIKTRFQGDDRVYKSFLDILNMYRRDSKSITEVYQEVAILFRDHSDLLVEFTHFLPDTSATASIPSVKTSVRERGVSLADKKDRIITPHPDHDYGTEHIDQDRERPIKKENKEHMRGTNKENEHRDARDFEPHSKKEQFLNKKQKLHIRGDDPAEISNQSKLSGAVPSSSTYDEKGAMKSYSQDLAIVDRVKEKLNASEYQEFLRCLNLFSKEIISRPELQSLVGNLIGVYPDLMDSFIEFLVQCEKNEGLLSGILTKKSLWSEGKYPQPSLDNDRDQEHKRDDGLRDRDHEKERLEKAAANLKWAKPISELDLSNCEQCTPSYRLLPKNYPISIASQKTEIGKLVLNDHWVSVTSGSEDYSFSHMRKNQYEESLFKCEDDRFELDMLLESVNSTTKHVEELLTKINSNELKTNSPIRVEDHLTALNLRCIERLYGDHGLDVMDVLKKNVSLALPVILTRLKQKQEEWARCRSDFDKVWAEIYAKNYYKSLDHRSFYFKQQDSKKLSMKALLAEIKEITEKKREDDSLLAFAAGNRLSISPDLEFDYPDHDLHEDLYQLIKYSCAEMCSTEQLDKVMKIWTTFVEQIFGVPSRPQGAEDQEDVVKSMNQNVKSGSSSAGESEGSPHNYASVADSRRSKSSRKANEHSQLGQTSNSERDGAAGRTSDALCETAQHEKMLKNVVTSDEKPESKQAVSIERAHDSTALAVDGLLDQSNGGSSIVHMTGHCNNNLKPVTCGTELELKMNDGNGPKLEVGNKKLLTNGIAVEITSDQEMAGTSKVEREEGELSPNGDFEEDNFAVYAKTDFETFSKANDSTGNNISGDRSREGEPSCLETRAENDAEGDENAARSSEDSRNEYENGDVSGTESGGGEDPEDDLDNNNKGESEGEAECMADAHDAEENGSALPVSARFLLHVKPLVKYVPSAIALHDKDKDSLKNSQVFYGNDSFYVLFRLHRILYERILSAKVNSSSPEGKWRTSNTKNPTDSYARFMTALYNLLDGTSDNAKFEDDCRAIIGTQSYILFTLDKLIHKFIKHLQVVVADEMDNKLLQLYFYEKSRRPETIFDAVYYDNTRVLLPDENIYRIECRLSTPAKLSIQLMCNGLDKPDVTSVSIDPTFAAYLHNDFLSIQPNAREDRRIYLNRNKRKVCREDEQLYSTDEVKIKNGLECKIACGSSKVSYVLETEDLLVRVKKRRKTLCHNQDSWVRQMRLQYYKNNFL
- the SNL3 gene encoding SIN3-like 3 (SIN3-like 3 (SNL3); FUNCTIONS IN: transcription repressor activity; INVOLVED IN: negative regulation of transcription, regulation of transcription, DNA-dependent, response to abscisic acid stimulus; LOCATED IN: nucleus; EXPRESSED IN: 22 plant structures; EXPRESSED DURING: 13 growth stages; CONTAINS InterPro DOMAIN/s: Histone deacetylase interacting (InterPro:IPR013194), Paired amphipathic helix (InterPro:IPR003822); BEST Arabidopsis thaliana protein match is: SIN3-like 4 (TAIR:AT1G70060.1); Has 3268 Blast hits to 1788 proteins in 336 species: Archae - 19; Bacteria - 223; Metazoa - 1240; Fungi - 789; Plants - 447; Viruses - 29; Other Eukaryotes - 521 (source: NCBI BLink).) → MVGGGSAQKLTTNDALAYLKAVKDKFQDQRGKYDEFLEVMKNFKSQRVDTAGVITRVKELFKGHQELILGFNTFLPKGFEITLQPEDGQPPLKKRVEFEEAISFVNKIKTRFQGDDRVYKSFLDILNMYRRDSKSITEVYQEVAILFRDHSDLLVEFTHFLPDTSATASIPSVKTSVRERGVSLADKKDRIITPHPDHDYGTEHIDQDRERPIKKENKEHMRGTNKENEHRDARDFEPHSKKEQFLNKKQKLHIRGDDPAEISNQSKLSGAVPSSSTYDEKGAMKSYSQDLAIVDRVKEKLNASEYQEFLRCLNLFSKEIISRPELQSLVGNLIGVYPDLMDSFIEFLVQCEKNEGLLSGILTKSKSTYLLQGEGKYPQPSLDNDRDQEHKRDDGLRDRDHEKERLEKAAANLKWAKPISELDLSNCEQCTPSYRLLPKNYPISIASQKTEIGKLVLNDHWVSVTSGSEDYSFSHMRKNQYEESLFKCEDDRFELDMLLESVNSTTKHVEELLTKINSNELKTNSPIRVEDHLTALNLRCIERLYGDHGLDVMDVLKKNVSLALPVILTRLKQKQEEWARCRSDFDKVWAEIYAKNYYKSLDHRSFYFKQQDSKKLSMKALLAEIKEITEKKREDDSLLAFAAGNRLSISPDLEFDYPDHDLHEDLYQLIKYSCAEMCSTEQLDKVMKIWTTFVEQIFGVPSRPQGAEDQEDVVKSMNQNVKSGSSSAGESEGSPHNYASVADSRRSKSSRKANEHSQLGQTSNSERDGAAGRTSDALCETAQHEKMLKNVVTSDEKPESKQAVSIERAHDSTALAVDGLLDQSNGGSSIVHMTGHCNNNLKPVTCGTELELKMNDGNGPKLEVGNKKLLTNGIAVEITSDQEMAGTSKVEREEGELSPNGDFEEDNFAVYAKTDFETFSKANDSTGNNISGDRSREGEPSCLETRAENDAEGDENAARSSEDSRNEYENGDVSGTESGGGEDPEDDLDNNNKGESEGEAECMADAHDAEENGSALPVSARFLLHVKPLVKYVPSAIALHDKDKDSLKNSQVFYGNDSFYVLFRLHRILYERILSAKVNSSSPEGKWRTSNTKNPTDSYARFMTALYNLLDGTSDNAKFEDDCRAIIGTQSYILFTLDKLIHKFIKHLQVVVADEMDNKLLQLYFYEKSRRPETIFDAVYYDNTRVLLPDENIYRIECRLSTPAKLSIQLMCNGLDKPDVTSVSIDPTFAAYLHNDFLSIQPNAREDRRIYLNRNKRKVCREDEQLYSTDEVKIKNGLECKIACGSSKVSYVLETEDLLVRVKKRRKTLCHNQDSWVRQMRLQYYKNNFL